Proteins encoded by one window of Lathyrus oleraceus cultivar Zhongwan6 chromosome 1, CAAS_Psat_ZW6_1.0, whole genome shotgun sequence:
- the LOC127118247 gene encoding probable protein arginine N-methyltransferase 1 → MGRRKTKNQINQESNDHTNMDTTTNNNHLRFQDADEVIEDAAETSNLDQSMGGCELDDSNDKTSADYYFDSYSHFGIHEEMLKDTVRTKTYQNVIYQNRFLFKNKVVLDVGAGTGILSLFCAKAGAEHVYAVECSDMADMAKQIVETNGYSKVITVLKGKIEELELPVPKVDIIISEWMGYFLLFENMLNSVLYARDKWLVDDGVVLPDIATLHLTAIEDKDYKEDKIEFWNNVYGFDMSCIKKQALSEPLVDTVDQNQIATNCQLLKTMDISKMSSGDCSFTAPFKLVASRDDFIHALVAYFDVSFTKCHKLMGFSTGPRSRGTHWKQTVLYLEDVLTICEGETIVGSLTVAPNKKNPRDVDIMLKYTLNGRRCNASRVQYYKMR, encoded by the exons ATGGGTCGGCGAAAAACCAAGAATCAAATCAACCAAGAGAGTAACGACCACACAAACATGGacaccaccaccaacaacaacCATCTTCGATTCCAGGATGCTGATGAAGTTATCGAAGATGCTGCTGAAACTTCCAACCTTGACCAATCAATGGGTGGTTGCGAACTTGATGATTCAAATGACAAAACCAGCGCTGATTACTACTTTGATTCTTACTCTCACTTTG GAATTCATGAA GAAATGTTGAAGGACACTGTTAGAACCAAGACATATCAAAATGTTATTTATCAGAATAGGTTTTTATTCAAGAATAAAGTAGTTCTTGATGTTGGTGCCGGAACTGGGATTTTGTCACTATTCTGTGCCAAAGCAGGTGCAGAACATGTCTATGCC GTTGAATGCTCTGATATGGCTGACATGGCAAAGCAGATAGTTGAAACTAATGGTTACTCTAAAG TTATAACTGTTTTGAAAGGGAAGATTGAAGAACTTGAACTCCCTGTTCCTAAAGTTGATATAATCATTTCTGAATGGATGGGATATTTCTTGTTGTTTGAGAATATGTTAAATTCTGTGCTCTATGCACGCGATAAATGGCTT GTGGATGATGGCGTTGTGCTACCCGATATAGCAACCCTCCATCTGACTGCAATTGAAGATAAAGACTACAAAGAAGATAAAATTGAGT TTTGGAACAATGTATATGGATTTGACATGAGCTGCATCAAGAAGCAAGCCTTGTCAGAGCCTCTTGTTGATACAGTTGACCAGAATCAGATTGCAACAAACTGTCAGCTACTCAAG ACAATGGACATCTCAAAAATGTCTTCAGGAGATTGCTCATTCACAGCACCTTTTAAGCTCGTAGCTTCTCGTGACGATTTTATTCATGCTCTCGTGGCGTATTTTGATGTATCATTTACAAAGTGTCATAAATTGATGGGCTTCTCAACAG GGCCAAGATCACGAGGTACACATTGGAAACAAACAGTCCTATATCTGGAAGATGTCTTGACCATTTGTGAAGGGGAGACAATTGTAGGGAGCTTGACTGTTGCACCAAATAAGAAGAATCCGCGCGATGTTGATATAATGCTAAAGTATACATTGAATGGCAGGCGATGCAATGCATCGAGGGTTCAGTATTACAAGATGCGTTAA
- the LOC127118256 gene encoding uncharacterized protein LOC127118256: protein MKGVFWFLVVSLVVATWIPLSHSKKLVAVARKEDVPYIKCQVCEILAKQLYQQVQNKRAEISPKKISEYQIIEIAENVCNLKKVEADWILRIDIVEKEDRLELVEHDSEGQCDSECKTIARACQDVMGYSDTDIAEYLYTSKHDIDSLFNYLCKDLSKACNTKPPPVPKDRTPGEPFVAKSAKEAEMEKLLKSMEGMPGAPGMKMYSREDLMKQNFGAENENDEDESDDEDEGFPSNLGNVLRSTEKKNDDWKQKIRKIMVDTSTTLKKHATKASYHVQQWWKGKKTTASKKSSKSEL, encoded by the exons ATGAAGGGAGTGTTTTGGTTTCTAGTTGTATCATTGGTGGTTGCAACATGGATTCCTCTCTCACACTCAAAAAAACTGGTTGCAGTCGCTAGAAAGGAGGACGTACCATACATAAAGTGTCAAGTTTGTGAGATACTCGCGAAACAGTTGTATCAGCAAGTTCAGAACAAGCGAGCTGAGATTTCTCCCAAAAAG ATTTCGGAATACCAAATCATTGAGATAGCAGAGAATGTTTGCAATCTGAAAAAAGTTGAAGCGGATTGGATATTGCGTATAGATATCGTAGAAAAAGAAGATAGGTTGGAG CTGGTGGAACATGACTCTGAAGGACAGTGCGATTCTGAATGCAAGACAATTGCGCGTGCTTGTCAGGATGTTATGGGATATTCTGATACTGACATTGCTGAATATTTATATACATCCAAGCATGATATTGACTCGTTGTTCAATTATCTATGCAAAGACCTTAGTAAAGCATGCAATACCAAGCCACCCCCTGTCCCTAAG GATAGGACTCCAGGTGAACCATTTGTTGCAAAGTCTGCTAAGGAAGCCGAAATGGAAAAGCTACTAAAATCTATGGAG GGCATGCCAGGAGCACCCGGCATGAAAATGTACTCAAGAGAGGATTTAATGAAGCAAAATTTCGGTGCTGAAAATGAAAATGATGAGGATGAGAGTGACGATGAGGACGAAGGCTTTCCTTCAAATTTG GGAAACGTTTTGAGATCAACAGAAAAGAAAAACGATGACTGGAAgcagaaaataagaaaaataatggTGGACACAAGCACTACTCTTAAGAAACACGCAACCAAAGCTTCGTATCATGTACAACAGTGGTGGAAGGGAAAGAAGACAACCGCTTCAAAGAAGAGTTCGAAATCAGAGCTTTAG